The sequence below is a genomic window from Henriciella marina DSM 19595.
GCCGAGGCCCTTTTTCCTCTGCGGCAGCAACCTGCCCCGCTTCGGAAGTGGCGGCTTATATGGGCCACCGTTTTCCCCGTCAACACCCTTTTTTGCGCTTTCTGCAGAACTTCGCAGTGAACCGCGAAACCTGCAATTTTCAAAGCGCAGACCCTGTTACGAATGCCGCGAAAGCGGCCCGATCCAGGTGGGCGTCTTCAGGAGAGAGGCGGCATATATGGGGCCTACCAAACTCCGTCAACTCCCTTTTCTGCACCCTCTGCAGTAGACCGACACAAGGTCGAAAAACCGCAGATTTTCAAAGCACACCCGGTAGCTCGTGGACCGTTAGATCCGTTCGCTCCGGAAGGTTGTCTCCAAGAAGGAGAGCGGCTTCTATGGGCCACTCAACTCCCCGTCAACTCCCTTTTTTGCACCCTCTGCAGTAAGCCGACACAAGGCCGAAAACCGCAGAATTTCAAAGCGCATCCCGTAGCTCGTGGACCGTTAGATCCGCTTGCTCCGGAAGGTTGTCTCCAAGAAGGAGAGCGGCTTCTATGGGCCACTCAGCTCCCCGTCAACAACCCTTCTGCACTCCGCTGCAGCTTTTGGGCAGAAGCCCCGAAACCGCAGAATAAGAAGCACAAACCGAAACCTCGAAGCTCTCGCGAACCCCGTTTTTCCGGTGGGTCTTTCCAGAAGAAGAGCGGCTTCTATTTGCCGGTCCCACTTCCGTCAACAACCCTTCTGCACTCCCCTGACAGTAGAAGCAGCTCGCACTGCCAACCTGCCATTTTGGCGCAAAACGCTGCCGTGTTGAACCGACTATTAACCGGCCCAGCAAGAACAGAGGCGTTTCAGATGGAACAGACCATATAGAATCTGTTCGCCTCTCTTGGCAAGCCCTAATATCACCCGAGAGGCGATTACTGGCCCTTTATATACTCGACCATGGCGTCTGCCTCAGCGCGCGTTTCCTCGATCTTCCACTTAACGAGGTCACCGATCGAGATAATGCCGGCAAGCTTGCCGTCGCGCATGACCGGTAGATGGCGCACCCTGCGGTCGGTCATCCGGGCAAGGCACTGGTCCAGGCTCTCTGCCGGATTGGCTGTGATGACACCGCGCGTCATGGATTCTTCGACACTCATATTGAGGGCCTCAGCCCCGTGGCGCGCGACCTGTCTCAGAATATCCCTTTCAGACAAGACACCTGCGAGATCGTCTCCGTTCACGGCAACAACGGCGCCGATGCGCGCATCATCGAGAAAACGTGCTGCATCGCCCAGCGTCTTTGACGCCTCTATCGTCAGGACCTCGCCACCCTTCATCTTGAGTATCTGCTCTATCAGCATGCCATCCTCCGTGTTTCTTTTTGTTTTGGTACATTCTGCATAACACACGCGCGCACTCACGCGAAGGAATCACCCCGAAAAGGTGGTCGGGCCGTTGACGCAATTCGGCACAAATCCCGCATTCCCGAGCGTATAATCCCCAGCATCGGCGGGGGAATGTTCCCCAAGGAGGCGAAAACCCGGCACAGCGCTCCCGCGAATTGGCACACGCATTGCAACCGATCTCTCCATCAACCCCAAAAGGGATCGGCAGATGAAAAACATTATGTACCTTATCACCGGACTGGCCGGCTTCGCAGCAGCCGCAGGCATTGCGCCTGCGCCAGCCGCAAACGCCCAGGCAGCGTCCAGCGCGTCACAGTTTGAGCGCCCTTATGGTTTTGCCCCCGGACAAGAAAGCCAGCCGTTTACCGCAGCTTCACGCGATGCGAGTAATAACCGCGTCATTATCAATGGCTTGATCAATGGCGGCACCGGACTTGGAACCGGCCTCTATACAGGCTGGGGACAGACGGAAGGCGCACCGGGCATGCTTGGATCCGGCACTGCAATCGGAAATCAGCTCAACGTCGTCACGAACGGTAACAACAACACCGTCATCATCGACTCTACGCAGATCAACAATGGCGACCAATCGGTCGTTCTCAATGGGGAGCTCGACCTCAAATGATTACTCTCGCCAAAGCAAAGAAACCTTTCGCCAAAAGGCTTTCGGGAACCGTTATGGCTGGCGCCATGCTCGCTTCAGGTTGCGTGTCACCAATCGCTGGCCCGGGTGGCAACTATGCAAGCCCGATCGGCAACGCGCCGGTCACCGCGAACCCGACGCCCTATTCTGACGGTCTCGTCTGTATGGGTCATTACTCGCGCCAGAGCGGTTATGCCGCCCCGCGAATCGCTGTTGGCCGAATTCTCGAC
It includes:
- a CDS encoding CBS domain-containing protein, whose amino-acid sequence is MLIEQILKMKGGEVLTIEASKTLGDAARFLDDARIGAVVAVNGDDLAGVLSERDILRQVARHGAEALNMSVEESMTRGVITANPAESLDQCLARMTDRRVRHLPVMRDGKLAGIISIGDLVKWKIEETRAEADAMVEYIKGQ
- the hfaA gene encoding holdfast anchoring protein HfaA gives rise to the protein MKNIMYLITGLAGFAAAAGIAPAPAANAQAASSASQFERPYGFAPGQESQPFTAASRDASNNRVIINGLINGGTGLGTGLYTGWGQTEGAPGMLGSGTAIGNQLNVVTNGNNNTVIIDSTQINNGDQSVVLNGELDLK